The Triticum urartu cultivar G1812 unplaced genomic scaffold, Tu2.1 TuUngrouped_contig_100, whole genome shotgun sequence genome contains the following window.
AGATCAAGAGGAGGCACCGTCCACGACACCGACAAGGCCAACAAGCTCAAGCAGTCGCCGTCCCCCCAGGTCCGTTCTGTTCTCCCTGTGTTCTTTGATTTGCTTTGTTTCCCCCATGTTCTTTGCCGACAAGGCCAACAAGGCCAACAAGCATGCTGATTTAGGAGTTACTCGTATTGTGCCTGCGCGTGCGTCCCTACTAGAATTGTGGTATACTACATGGCTAATGGTCGTATTGTGCCTGCGCGTGCGTTCTGTTGATTCCAGCCCAACTGTCGAGCGATTGGACCACATTCGAGGGATTTTGCAGACTAAATTAGGCATTTAGGTTTAGGTCCCTTTTGGCCATGTTCAGTTGATGTGGTGCTACCTTGCTAGGTATGCTAGTTTCCCTGTGGTTCTCTTCATAGTGACGTAGAATTCATCAGAAATAGAAAAGGCAGACCGAAAGGGGAAAAAATGATGCCAACACTTATAATGTTGCAAGTGTATTAGTATTTTCCaattttgtttgtttgtttttaaAATAAACATGTTTATATTTGTCTAaaaagatgcagcggcacactgGAGCAGTTAAACTTGTAGGGGATCTAGCCTCTAGCGGCCTTTGGCTATATAAACCCTAGCAAAGCAAATTAAGCCAATAGCTCTGAATCTCTGAAATTCTAGTGTTAAATTCAGTTTTGTACATGACTATATCGGTGTCAAGCCAATAGCCTTCATGCGCATATCGACGACTATAAAGCTGTTCAGTTTTGTACATGACTGTATTGGGTAGGTGTGTTTAAATTGAGAATCTAGGGTTCAGTTCTTAAGTGCTGGGTTCTAACAAAATGTAGCACATGGGAAGATATGGTCCACTTATAGTAGATATGGTTCATTGTAGATATGGCCCATTTATAGTAGATATGATCCTGATGCTGTGTTTGCCATTTATAGTAGACACGGGCACATGGGCAGATATGGTCCATTGTAGATAGAATAGTAGTATTCCAAATGTTCACAAGTGCATTGCTTTTTTTCTCACTTTTTCTATCATAAATATCCACAGAAGCATTGCTCTTCTCATTTTTATCACTTTTGCCATCATAAACTTGGTTATGTTCCTATTTATGTCTAGTCCTGTTTATGGTAACTTGTTGTTTAATTACAATGCTGCTTTTCAGAGAAGTGAGATGGCTGGCTTGGAAGGTTTTGAGTTCTTCAAGATCGTAATTGAGAAATCTTGCAGTAGCCAGGTATATTTATCATCACTCATTTCTTTATCATCACTCTGCTGTCTAGTGCTTGATTGCCACAATTAACCACTGCTTGACCCTTGctgcagaggctgcctgacaAGTTTGCGAAGATGCTCGCCGGCCGTGAGCCCCACAAAGTGAAGCTGCGGGAGGCCGGCAGCGGGCTTCACAGGCTGTGGGAAGTGTTGGTGGTGTTTGATGGTGAAGGCCACATGTACCTAGGGCCCGGCTGGGAGCATTTCGCCCGCGCCCATGAGCTACAGCTCGGGTACTTCCTTGTCTTCCGCTACGACGGCGACGCCATGTTCACCATGAAGATGTTCGACAACACCATGTGCCGCATGTACTACCAGCACGACGACGATGCCAGTAAGCTCTCTGCCTCTCTTCTTCCTGTCCTTTTGGCTTCCTCTACCTGCACGACAACAACACCATGTTCACACATTGTTGCATTTGGCcaggcaatgggagcagcagcaggGATGACGAGGAGCAGAGCAGGGATCACGATGAGGAGCGGAGCGGGGATGACGAGCAGAGCGGGGATGACGAGGAGCAGCCTATTCTGGCTGATGACGAACAtgctatggtggtggctgacGATGACCCTGCTATGGTGGTGGCGGATGACGACCTTGCTATGGTGGTGGCGGACGACGACCTCGCTATGGTGGTGGCGGACGACgacctcgcgatggtggtggcgGACAACGACCTTGCTATGGTGGTGGCGGACGACGACCTCGCGATGGTGGCGGCGCCTGCAATCCCACAGCTTGGCGACAGGACCATGCCAATTGTGGTAGAGGAATACATCCGCGTTGGGATTCGCCACTCTGAGCGCATCAGGTTGATGAAGGAGAAGGAGGAGTGAAGATGTTAAGAAGGTGTTCAGCATGTTAGGTTTAAGCTTGTTAGTgtaatatgaacatgtcaatgttAAGTATGTCTGGTTTAATTTTGTGCATGCTCATGGATGCTGTATGACTGTGTCATCTAAACAAGTCATGTTTTTAACAATGAATATTCAGTTTGGTAATTGATGGGAATTGAAATTTTTTATGCATGCTCATGGATGAAAGATAAAATTATGGGTTTTTGTGCATGCTCATGTATGAAACAATATAagtttcattttttgaatgctaaaaacatgactcaaaccctagccacggacgACCGCCGTGACTAAATCCATcggtttttgaaaacaccgtaaaaattcaaaaaccgtttttcattttttgaatgcaaaAGACATGCGTTTTTTGTGAAGCAGCTACAAGGAGGGGCACCCCAAACGGCGTcattccatgtctatctcaaagtagaccctattttacggacagtcgccaaaaagcatgcatttCCGACCCTCGTAGCTACTCCTGGCAATTTGGACCACCTtcggccgattcagctggaaccggctggaatttgaactgcgggtcctccatagcttgcccgttattttcactaaaaatgcttttcagcttcacaggtaggcatttcatcacagaatcgacaacagatttgcacggctcaaaccctagccacggacggtcgccgcgacgaaatcggccggattttgaaaacaccgtaaaaaattcaaaaaaatcaaaaaaaataggagacctccgcgtcacatcatcaaatgtggcctaccaactagcaaaaatactaaacttgcaataccggcgtcttcttgaaaaagtgttctcaaaaacgacctaccatgaacgaagattcatggctttcaagccaaactagcaatgatatTGCCGCATCCGTTGAATAGTTTCTGATAATATGCCCAAATTGGGCGCATGCCTCCATCTtgtgatggcaaacaatgttgcaaaagcgaggttccaacttgtttaacaaaaaaaaccgtttttcattttttgaatggaaaagacatgcgtttttcctgaagcggctacaaggaggggcaccccaaacggcgccattccatgtctatctcaaagtagaccctaTTTTATGGACGGTCGCCAAAAAGCATGAATTTCCGACCCTCGTAGCTACTCCCGGCAATTCGGACCACCTTCGGCTGATTCAGCTCGAACCGGCTGGAATTTGAACTGCGGGTCCTGCATAGCTTGCCCGTTATTTTCACTAAAAATGCTTTTTAGCTTCACAGGTAGGCATTTCATCACAGAATCGACAACAGATTTGCAcggctcaaaccctagccacggacggtcgccgcgacgaaatcggccggtttttgaaaacaccgtaaaaaattcaaaaaaatcaaaaaaatgggagacctccgcatcacatcatcaaatgtggcctaccaactagcaaaaatactaaacttgcaatacTGGCATTTTCTTGAAAAAGTGTTCCCAAAAAGGACCTACCATgaacgaagattcatggctttcaagccaaactagcaatgatatggCCGCATCCGTTGAACAGTTTCTGATAATATGCCCAAATTGGGCGCATGCGTCCGTCTtgtgatggcaaacaatgttgccaaagcgaggttccaacttgtttaacaaaaaaaccgtttttcattttttgaatgcaaaagacatgtgtttttcgtgaagcggctacaaggaggggcaccccgaacggcgccattccatgtctatctcaaagtagaccctattttacgaacggtcgccaaaaagcatgcatttCCGACCCTCGTAGCTACTCCCGGCAATTCGGACCACCTTCGGCCAATTCAGCTGGAACCGGCTGGAATTTGAACTgcgggtcctccatagcttgcccgttattttcactaaaatgctttttagcttcacaggtaggcatttcatcacagaatcgataacagatttgcacggctcaaaccctagccacggacggccgccgcgacgaaatcggccggtttttgaaaacaccgtaaaaaattcaaaaataaatcaaaaaatgggagacctccgcgtcacatcatcaaatgtggcctaccaactagcaaaaatacAAAACTTACAATACCGGCGTTTTCTTCAGCTACTCGGTATGATTTTAACCTTGATTTCTACAAAATTTACAAAAAAAACCCTATTTTTTTCTACACCCAAACCCAAAAGGATTTCCCTCCCACACCAAAATTTTCCCTCCACCAAAATTCCCCTCTCCCAAAATTtccctcctctccctctcccactaCCAGGCGGGACCCACCACTCCCTCTCCCACTACCAGGCGGGATCCACCACTCCCTCTCCCACTAACACGTGGGATCCCCTCCCTCCCCTCCCAAAATTTCCCCATTCCCCTCCCCTCTCCACGACGaaccctcccctcccctccccacctccgcgccgccccgctcccactccctcccctcccctcccctcctccgtgccgccccgccgctgctgcgccgccccgccgctACGCCGCCCCACCGCACCACGATGCGCCGCCCACATCGACAACGACGACGCGATCAACTACATCGACGAGGACGGCAGCTACATCGACGATGGCGTGGTCGACGACGACCACCGCTGCATCGTCAACATCATCTCCCCCTAGGTACTTCTCCCCTCCTCTGGTGGATCCATCTCCCCTCCTCTGGTGGATCCACCTCCCCTCTGGTCGATCCATCTCCCCTTTGGTAGATCCCCTCATGGGTTCAGATTTTCTAGGGTTTGGATCTCCTGCTGGTTCGGTAGGTCCTTGTTCTTGGGGTTAGGGTTCATTTTAATTGGTGCGTGGGGATGATCTCCCTCTAGTTCatggggttagggttagggttcaTGGGGCCAGGGTTAGGGTTCATGGGGTTAGGGTTCATGGGGTTCAACAACATCCACCCCTAGGCACTTCTCCCCTCTAGCCATCTCCCCTCGATATTCATGGGTAGATCTTCTAGGGTTCGGTAGACCCCCCTCATGGGTTCATCTAGGGTTCATGGGGATGGATCGATGGGGATGGGGATGGCTAGGGTTAGGTTTCATGGGGTACACGTTTCTCTAGTTCATGGAGATGGTTAGGGTTAGGATTGATGGATCTCCTGCTTTTCTTGTTCATGGAGAAGGATCAATGTGGATTCATGGGGATGATCTCCCTCTGCTTAGGGTTTCATGGGTTTCATGGGGTTAGAGTTTCATGGGGTTCCTGGGGTTAGGGTTTCATGGGGTTCATGGGGTCCTTCCTATGCATGATTTCAATTGTTGTTAAGAGCGTGTGCTTCTCTATGTATTGACTACTATTGCTAAGAGTGCATGTTGGTCCTGTAAATCTTGTACTAATTCACTTGACAGACTTCATATGTAAATCTTGTACTAATTGGTAAAGTAGTCTAAATTCTGATGAGGGTGAGTTACAACAGGAATCATGTTGCTAGTACATGCTACTCTTGTTTATGACGGTCTGCCTATGCATGGGTTAGCCTGCATTTGTGATGGGGGTACACAAAGCCACTTGCTTGCAATTGTTGTGGGTCTTAGCAGAATTCTATTTTTCTGTTCCATTATTATGAGAATGTGATACCACACATTGATTAGGATGAGTGTATCATGCATGCTTTACTTACTCAACATGATATGTGTCTATATGGGTTGATATACCAAATCAAACCGGGTTTGGCTGCCAACTTGAAGCTTCTTAAATTGTTGTATAGGTTGTAGAGGAACATGCATGGGGAATTTTTCTTTGCTTGTTTTGAGTTTGATTCCCATTTACGATTACCATCATCAAAGCTTGTTCAAGTGAAACTGTGGATGCTGAAAGCACCTTATGCATATCCTGTTCATAGAGGATGCCCATAAGGTGCCTGTTGGTGGATTGCGATTTAGACTTTCACTTCCTGATATAGGAACCATACTACATAATCTATTTTTTCTATGTATAGTGACTAATGCTAATTTCATATTTATTAAAGTTATCTTTGTTCATCACATGCTAATTTCTATTTATCTTAGTTTAATTTAGTTTTTCTTTGCATACACAGAGTAATACAATCAGTAGAATGTCAGTCCAAGCGTTGTTAGTCGCTTCAGTACATCATGGGGATGCTTGCTTGCTGCCACTCTTCAATTCAGTTGCTTGCTAGCGTACATAGGGTTAGGGTTTGCATCAGCAGTATTACTAGCACTTTGCTTGCTTGTTGTGTACTTTATATGAGGCACTAGGAAGATTTCTTGATGTTCATTACTACCTCCTGCTTGATGTACATTACTACCTCCTACTTGATGTAGTGAAGTTATTAAGAGATGCTTCATATCTTTCCAGTGTacatgcatgcttgtttagtGCACTTACATGTTTTCTTAATTAATAACACTAGATCACTGTATTGTTTATCCATCAAGTTTGTTTCACATGTATTACATGTATGTGCATGATGGTCCAAATGCTTTCCTTTATTGATACAAGTGCATCATTTTACTTTATCCCTATTGTATCTGATTGTTGTTTATTCTATTTTGCAAGCACCACCTCAAGATCATCCATGGCAAGGAGGACAAGGTCAAGCATGAGGCCAACCGTTGGTATGCAACTTGCTCCTTGTGGTTATACTGTCAGTTTCATAAAATCTGTGTCTTAATATGCTAAGTGAAATGTATTGCTGCAATCTGAATAAGCTGGCTTAATTGTGCCTGTGTGCTGTTAGTCTTCCTTACCTGAATAACTAGGATTAAATGATAATAAAATTTCATAAGATATGTTTGGCTGTCTGTCCATGCATTCCAAACATTCACCTAATAGTTACGTTTCCTTTATCATGCAAAGAAGAGCCTCTCACCGAGTACGAGAAGGTTAGGGCTAGAAATATCATGAGGAACAATCGGATGTTCCAGTCCCTTGGCATCGGTGCAATAGCGTCGATGATTAGGAAAACTAATGGTGTACAAGAAGGTAGAAGTGATGAGTTTCAAGAGGGTAGTGGAGTTATCAATGATGACCCAGAGTACAATCCTAAGGAGGATGAAGTTATTGATGGAGAGGAAGTGGATGATGTTGTAGTCAACAAGATTGTTAAGGTGCAAACTCTGTCTTGCTTGGAGGGTTGGGGTTCTGTTATTATATGTTATTCCTTGTGCTCACATATTTATCTTGTGATCTAATGCTTTTTTCCTTATGCTTCAATCAGGCAAGTTGACCTTTGCAATGCTATCTTTTACTAGTGCATTTTCCAAATGGAATGATCATGTATGCTTTTGTTGATTCCTGCATTTGTCGATTTCTATTCTAATTTATGAGTTCAGTTTCATTTTCAGATGCAATGACTCCCAAGACTAGACTTAGAAAGGGCAAAGGGCTAGAGAGGATCACCAAGTCACTTGGTA
Protein-coding sequences here:
- the LOC125526414 gene encoding B3 domain-containing protein REM20-like, which produces MAGLEGFEFFKIVIEKSCSSQRLPDKFAKMLAGREPHKVKLREAGSGLHRLWEVLVVFDGEGHMYLGPGWEHFARAHELQLGYFLVFRYDGDAMFTMKMFDNTMCRMYYQHDDDASNGSSSRDDEEQSRDHDEERSGDDEQSGDDEEQPILADDEHAMVVADDDPAMVVADDDLAMVVADDDLAMVVADDDLAMVVADNDLAMVVADDDLAMVAAPAIPQLGDRTMPIVVEEYIRVGIRHSERIRLMKEKEE